In one Legionella clemsonensis genomic region, the following are encoded:
- a CDS encoding ISL3 family transposase, whose translation MPRKDIILNLPGYTIVKVTGNNPVYIEVRYTRVVRCIYCNGKRLRKKDSFNRKIRHESIGLRYSYLLIKSHKFQCYGCKRYFNQRFPGIGKYQRATESLRKEVFHHHTEGVSQKDLSRHFHTGKSTIERWYHYGYERQEKRITSPLCPRVLGIDEHSFTKKQGYVTTLCDLGKHKVFDIVKGRSGRDLEAYFKTLEGKERVRVVCIDLSSSYRALVKRHFPKAKIVADRFHVIRLINQLSMQTFHQIDPTMKYQRGTLMALKTKPENLTSLRLSKRDQYLKQQPAIAAIYDFKQQLHELLTKKHCTAKECKRLLPQFLEMVKELKQSAFQSLRTLGNTLFKWREEVVRMLRFTKNNGITEGFHRKMKLIQRRAYGFRNFENYRLRVRVLCG comes from the coding sequence GTGCCAAGAAAAGATATTATCCTAAATTTACCTGGCTATACAATAGTCAAGGTGACAGGAAACAATCCTGTTTATATTGAAGTAAGATATACTCGAGTTGTGCGTTGTATTTACTGCAATGGCAAGCGATTAAGGAAGAAAGATAGCTTTAATCGAAAGATACGTCATGAGTCTATCGGATTACGTTATAGCTATTTACTTATTAAATCGCATAAGTTTCAGTGCTATGGGTGTAAGCGCTATTTTAATCAGCGTTTTCCGGGGATAGGTAAATACCAGCGAGCTACAGAAAGCTTGCGTAAAGAGGTGTTTCACCATCATACAGAGGGTGTTAGTCAAAAAGATTTAAGCCGTCATTTCCATACAGGCAAATCAACGATAGAACGTTGGTATCATTATGGTTATGAACGGCAAGAGAAACGGATTACATCACCCTTATGTCCTCGTGTATTGGGTATTGATGAACACTCGTTTACAAAGAAGCAGGGCTATGTAACTACCTTATGTGATTTAGGTAAGCATAAGGTTTTTGATATTGTTAAAGGCCGCTCAGGGCGAGATTTAGAGGCTTATTTTAAAACATTGGAAGGCAAAGAGCGTGTACGTGTCGTGTGTATCGATTTAAGTAGCAGCTATCGGGCTTTGGTGAAACGCCACTTTCCTAAGGCCAAGATTGTGGCTGATCGCTTTCATGTCATCCGATTAATTAACCAACTGAGCATGCAAACCTTTCATCAAATTGATCCCACAATGAAGTATCAAAGAGGCACACTCATGGCTTTGAAGACAAAGCCAGAGAATCTAACGTCATTACGTTTAAGCAAACGCGACCAATACCTGAAACAACAACCCGCGATTGCTGCGATTTATGATTTTAAACAACAGTTGCATGAACTATTAACTAAGAAGCATTGTACAGCAAAAGAGTGTAAACGCTTATTACCGCAATTCTTGGAAATGGTTAAAGAACTAAAGCAAAGCGCTTTTCAATCGCTTAGAACTTTAGGAAATACACTATTTAAATGGAGAGAGGAAGTCGTTAGAATGCTTCGTTTTACTAAGAATAATGGAATAACTGAAGGGTTTCATCGAAAGATGAAATTGATTCAACGCAGGGCTTATGGGTTTAGAAATTTTGAAAATTATAGATTAAGAGTTAGAGTGCTTTGTGGATGA
- a CDS encoding MBOAT family O-acyltransferase encodes MAFLIDAYHKKVDEVKLFNYSLFVTYFPHLIAGPIIHHSDVMPQFKRILQSKDSPMMRYFIIGLSIFAIGLFKKVCIADMLAPKVDTIFQIPGRGYDISMLDAWTGALGYTFQLYFDFSGYSDMAIGLSYMLGIKLPINFFSPYKAINIIDFWRRWHMTLSRFFRDYLYIPLGGSRRGAVRKYVNLFIVMVIVGFWHGAGWTFILWGIYHGLLLILNHGWHALKSMFPLKLKTIIQLKPIALLLNFISGAVTFFCVVLGWVMFRANDLATAKSFYAGMFHYHRYYYGSLGLLTALNYVFFGLFILGCAIIAFVLPNNIELMKSTGAVLDSKSLNPPHFGVLSANRYTWSPSLGYGLLIGVMIYFALTGIANTPSSFLYFNF; translated from the coding sequence ATGGCATTTTTAATCGATGCCTATCATAAAAAAGTAGATGAAGTTAAGTTATTCAACTATTCGTTATTTGTGACTTATTTTCCACACTTAATTGCTGGCCCAATTATTCACCATAGTGACGTCATGCCTCAATTTAAAAGGATACTGCAATCAAAAGATTCTCCGATGATGCGATATTTTATTATTGGGCTATCGATTTTTGCTATTGGTTTATTCAAAAAAGTATGTATTGCAGACATGCTTGCCCCTAAAGTTGATACTATTTTTCAAATACCAGGAAGAGGTTATGATATTTCAATGCTCGATGCCTGGACAGGAGCATTAGGTTATACATTTCAATTGTACTTTGATTTTTCAGGTTACTCCGATATGGCGATTGGTTTGAGCTATATGCTAGGTATAAAATTACCCATAAATTTTTTCTCTCCTTATAAAGCCATAAACATAATTGATTTTTGGCGGCGTTGGCATATGACTCTATCTCGGTTTTTTCGTGATTATCTGTATATTCCTTTGGGTGGAAGCCGACGTGGTGCTGTCCGTAAATATGTGAACCTTTTCATCGTCATGGTTATCGTTGGATTTTGGCATGGAGCTGGTTGGACGTTTATTTTGTGGGGTATTTATCATGGCTTATTGTTGATATTAAATCATGGGTGGCATGCACTAAAATCAATGTTTCCTCTAAAATTGAAAACAATAATTCAGTTAAAGCCTATAGCCCTCTTACTTAACTTCATTTCCGGTGCGGTTACTTTCTTTTGCGTTGTTTTAGGTTGGGTGATGTTTAGAGCAAATGATCTTGCAACAGCTAAAAGTTTTTATGCGGGTATGTTTCATTACCACCGCTACTACTATGGCAGTTTAGGCTTGCTTACGGCATTGAATTATGTATTTTTTGGACTGTTTATCTTAGGTTGCGCTATTATTGCATTTGTTTTGCCCAATAATATTGAGTTGATGAAATCAACAGGCGCAGTACTTGATTCCAAATCTTTAAACCCTCCTCATTTCGGCGTTCTGTCTGCTAATCGTTATACGTGGTCGCCAAGCTTGGGGTATGGTTTACTAATTGGTGTGATGATTTATTTTGCTCTAACTGGCATCGCCAATACCCCTAGCAGTTTTTTATATTTTAATTTTTGA
- a CDS encoding pyridoxal phosphate-dependent aminotransferase, producing the protein MDIALAKRVHAVKPSPTLSVAAKAAKMRAEGLDVISLGTGEPDFDTPQHIKKAAIAAIEAGFTKYTAVDGIPELKQAIINKFKRDNHLHYETNQILASVGGKQSIYNLCQALIEEGDEVIIPAPYWVSYPDIVLLAGGTPVIIPTTPGDRFKISAAQLEKAITTKTKLLILNSPSNPSGIAYSLEELTALTDVLMKHPQVFVATDDMYEHILWTQPFANVLTACPALYPRTIVLNGVSKAYSMTGWRIGYAAGPAPLIAAMTTIQSQSTSNPCSIAQKAAVAALNGGDETIKEMVAAFQSRHDYIVQRMYDMPGVEVIPADGTFYSFPNVQAIIVKRGFANDIEFADKLLQETGLALVPGSAFGNEGCIRLSFATSMETLRDAMDRLQRFCS; encoded by the coding sequence ATGGATATCGCACTGGCGAAACGCGTGCATGCTGTAAAACCTTCTCCCACTCTTTCCGTGGCTGCAAAAGCAGCAAAAATGCGAGCAGAGGGACTTGATGTGATTAGTCTGGGTACTGGTGAGCCCGACTTTGATACACCACAGCATATTAAAAAAGCCGCTATTGCAGCGATTGAAGCCGGCTTTACCAAATATACTGCTGTGGATGGCATTCCTGAATTAAAACAAGCCATCATCAACAAGTTTAAGCGAGATAACCATTTACATTATGAGACCAACCAGATTTTAGCTTCTGTTGGGGGTAAACAAAGTATTTATAATTTATGTCAGGCTTTAATTGAGGAAGGGGATGAGGTCATCATCCCTGCACCTTACTGGGTCTCTTATCCCGATATTGTTTTGCTGGCAGGCGGTACTCCAGTTATCATTCCTACAACACCAGGGGACCGCTTCAAAATTTCGGCAGCACAACTTGAAAAAGCCATTACAACCAAAACAAAACTGCTTATTTTAAATAGCCCGTCTAACCCCTCAGGAATTGCTTATTCACTGGAAGAATTGACTGCTTTAACCGATGTGTTAATGAAACATCCTCAGGTATTTGTTGCCACAGATGACATGTATGAACATATTTTATGGACACAACCCTTCGCCAATGTACTCACTGCCTGTCCAGCATTGTATCCACGTACTATCGTGTTGAATGGTGTCTCTAAAGCTTACTCCATGACCGGTTGGCGTATAGGTTACGCTGCTGGTCCAGCGCCACTTATTGCGGCAATGACAACCATTCAATCCCAATCAACATCAAATCCCTGCTCTATTGCCCAAAAAGCGGCAGTTGCCGCACTTAATGGTGGTGATGAGACTATCAAGGAAATGGTAGCTGCATTCCAAAGCAGACATGATTATATCGTACAACGGATGTATGACATGCCTGGTGTTGAAGTCATTCCAGCCGACGGGACCTTTTACAGTTTCCCGAATGTGCAGGCGATTATTGTCAAACGCGGTTTTGCCAATGATATTGAATTTGCCGATAAGCTACTCCAGGAAACAGGATTAGCGCTTGTTCCTGGCTCAGCTTTTGGTAACGAAGGGTGCATACGCCTTTCCTTCGCCACCAGCATGGAAACGTTACGTGACGCAATGGACCGCTTGCAGCGTTTTTGTAGTTAA
- a CDS encoding SGNH/GDSL hydrolase family protein, whose translation MFKTIYYKYIFTIGVGVIITHLAFSYCMGFLTSYFYREFMINVRNLNAGEYKSASQAYLAANIKTSKKPVMLVLGTSFSYGYGLNASNTYSNLLTKQFPNYFIMNASVVGDHGEGILEKLIYLKNKKLAVDSLIIEINLFNLTAGTVKNKKNQQSGYEKIQKKKNKKNQQLVYDKIQKKIAGLIDSLTDSFSLFYLFHPHGFNSISNLDLNRLYVLGPKNEHKFSFVPLPDTYSQKYAEFRQTLPRYKKFITAVLTASRDISNHVYFFVSPIYGDGVRKTQFKLEDIEKELQDLNQICHQMSGVNCLNPGIQLSESYFSNLSHYNEEGHRALSKWLAQKLHGSSQGYLASN comes from the coding sequence ATGTTTAAAACCATTTATTATAAATATATATTTACAATTGGGGTGGGTGTTATTATAACCCACCTAGCTTTTAGCTATTGTATGGGCTTTTTGACCTCTTATTTTTATCGTGAATTTATGATAAATGTTCGGAATCTAAATGCTGGTGAATACAAAAGCGCGTCACAGGCCTACTTGGCAGCAAATATAAAAACCTCTAAAAAACCCGTCATGCTGGTACTTGGCACATCCTTCTCTTATGGGTATGGTTTGAATGCGAGCAACACATATAGCAACTTACTAACCAAGCAGTTTCCTAATTACTTTATTATGAACGCTTCTGTTGTTGGTGATCATGGAGAGGGCATATTAGAAAAATTAATTTATTTAAAAAATAAAAAACTTGCCGTAGATAGTCTTATTATTGAAATTAATCTTTTTAATCTAACAGCAGGGACAGTAAAGAATAAAAAAAATCAACAATCAGGGTATGAAAAAATTCAGAAAAAAAAGAATAAAAAAAATCAACAATTAGTGTATGACAAAATTCAGAAAAAAATAGCTGGCCTTATAGATTCGTTAACGGATTCCTTTTCTCTGTTTTACCTGTTTCACCCCCATGGTTTTAATTCCATCTCCAATTTAGATCTAAATCGTTTATATGTTCTTGGTCCTAAAAATGAGCATAAATTCTCGTTTGTACCTCTCCCTGATACTTATTCTCAAAAATATGCTGAATTCAGACAAACTCTTCCAAGATATAAAAAATTTATTACTGCTGTATTAACCGCGTCTAGAGACATCTCAAATCATGTGTATTTTTTTGTTTCGCCTATTTATGGTGATGGGGTAAGAAAAACACAATTTAAGTTAGAGGATATAGAAAAAGAACTACAAGATCTTAATCAGATATGCCATCAAATGTCTGGTGTAAATTGTTTGAATCCAGGTATCCAACTTTCAGAGTCATACTTCTCTAATTTATCACATTATAATGAGGAAGGTCATAGAGCTTTGTCAAAATGGTTAGCACAAAAGTTACATGGTTCCTCTCAAGGTTATTTGGCGTCGAACTAA
- the uvrB gene encoding excinuclease ABC subunit UvrB, with translation MKNVFKIYSNYQPAGDQPTAIASLIDGLESGLARQILLGVTGSGKTYTIAHVIQAMKRPTLIMAPNKTLAAQLYGEFKTFFPDNAVEYFVSYYDYYQPEAYVPASDTFIEKDASINEHIEQMRLSATKALIERKDAIIVATVSAIYGLGDPDSYLRMLLHLSRGEQCDQRKILKRLAEMQYTRSQQSLERGQFRVHGDVIDIFPADSEKEAIRIELFDDEVENIARFDPLTGEILQRLPRVTVFPKTHYVTPRERILQTIDWVKEELQERLAEFNSQNKLLEAQRLQQRTCFDIEMMLELGYCSGIENYSRYLSGRKVGEPPPTLFDYLPPEALLIIDESHVTVPQIGGMYRGDRARKETLVEYGFRLPSALDNRPLRFEEFEARSPQTIYVSATPGPYEREHADNIAEQVVRPTGLVDPQVFVRPVKNQIDDLLSEIHQVIAQGERILVTTLTKRMAEDLTDYLHDHGIKVRYLHADIDTVERMEIIRDLRLGEFDVLVGINLLREGLDMPEVALVAILDADKEGFLRSERSLIQTIGRAARNINGRAILYADYVTGSMQRALDETERRRNKQIEFNEKHGITPQGIRKSVEDIMEGAYSTRRRGQVQEHKSSYLPLPPQDLAKEIKTLEKQMHQHAKNMEFEQAAKVRDQLLALKEQLIITNS, from the coding sequence ATGAAAAATGTATTCAAAATTTACTCAAATTACCAGCCTGCCGGTGATCAGCCAACAGCAATTGCGTCTCTAATTGACGGTCTAGAGTCCGGATTAGCACGGCAAATTCTTTTGGGTGTCACAGGTTCAGGAAAAACCTATACCATTGCTCATGTTATTCAGGCAATGAAAAGGCCAACACTAATTATGGCGCCCAATAAAACCCTGGCAGCGCAGCTTTATGGCGAGTTCAAAACATTCTTTCCTGATAATGCCGTGGAATATTTTGTCTCTTATTATGATTATTATCAGCCCGAAGCCTATGTTCCTGCTTCTGACACCTTCATAGAAAAAGACGCCTCCATTAACGAGCACATTGAGCAAATGCGTCTCTCGGCGACTAAGGCCTTAATTGAACGCAAGGATGCCATTATTGTCGCGACAGTCTCTGCCATTTATGGATTAGGTGATCCTGATTCCTACCTGCGTATGTTATTACATCTTTCTCGCGGAGAACAATGCGATCAACGGAAAATATTAAAACGACTGGCGGAAATGCAATACACCCGTAGCCAACAATCCCTGGAGCGCGGCCAGTTTCGTGTTCATGGGGATGTCATTGATATTTTTCCGGCTGATTCTGAAAAAGAAGCCATCCGGATAGAACTTTTTGATGATGAGGTGGAAAACATTGCGCGCTTTGATCCATTAACAGGTGAAATTTTACAACGACTACCCCGTGTCACTGTGTTTCCAAAAACGCATTATGTGACCCCCCGCGAACGTATTTTGCAAACTATTGATTGGGTTAAAGAAGAGTTACAGGAACGTTTGGCTGAATTTAATTCGCAAAATAAATTATTAGAAGCACAGCGGCTACAACAACGCACCTGTTTTGATATCGAAATGATGCTGGAGCTGGGTTATTGTTCCGGCATTGAAAATTACTCCCGTTATTTATCCGGCCGCAAGGTGGGCGAGCCACCACCTACTTTATTTGATTATTTACCACCCGAAGCATTGCTTATTATTGATGAGTCCCATGTCACTGTGCCCCAAATTGGAGGGATGTATCGAGGTGACAGGGCACGCAAGGAAACCTTGGTTGAATATGGTTTTCGGCTTCCTTCCGCACTCGACAATCGGCCCTTGCGTTTTGAAGAGTTTGAGGCTCGTTCACCACAAACAATTTATGTCTCGGCAACACCTGGGCCTTATGAGCGTGAACATGCCGACAATATCGCTGAACAGGTGGTTCGACCCACAGGATTGGTTGATCCGCAAGTTTTTGTAAGGCCGGTTAAAAACCAAATTGATGATTTGCTTTCAGAAATTCATCAGGTGATCGCTCAAGGCGAGCGCATTTTGGTGACCACGCTAACAAAACGAATGGCAGAAGATTTAACGGATTATTTGCACGACCATGGCATCAAAGTGCGCTATCTTCATGCTGACATCGATACGGTAGAGCGCATGGAAATTATTCGAGACTTGCGGTTGGGAGAATTCGACGTCCTCGTGGGAATCAACTTGCTACGCGAGGGCCTGGATATGCCTGAAGTGGCTTTGGTTGCTATTTTGGATGCGGATAAAGAAGGCTTTCTACGCTCAGAGCGCTCCTTAATACAAACAATAGGCCGTGCGGCTCGAAATATTAATGGCCGTGCTATTCTCTATGCTGATTATGTCACAGGCTCGATGCAAAGAGCGTTGGATGAGACCGAGCGTCGTCGTAATAAACAAATTGAATTTAATGAAAAACATGGCATCACCCCCCAGGGGATTCGCAAATCTGTTGAAGACATTATGGAAGGGGCCTATAGCACGAGACGTAGAGGGCAAGTTCAAGAACATAAATCATCCTATCTTCCTCTGCCCCCTCAAGATTTGGCTAAAGAAATAAAAACTCTGGAAAAACAAATGCATCAACA